Below is a genomic region from Escherichia ruysiae.
CTGAAATAGTAGAAGGGAATAACGTCTGGCAGTCAGAGATCATTCTGAAGGTCAATGCACCGTTAGATGATGAAATTGCACTACTGAATCCAGGTACAACGCTGGTAAGTTTTATCTGGCCTGCGCAGAATCCGGAGCTAATGCAAAAACTTGCGGAACGTAACGTCACCGTGATGGCGATGGACTCCGTACCGCGTATTTCTCGCGCCCAGTCGCTGGACGCGTTAAGTTCGATGGCGAATATCGCAGGTTATCGCGCTATTGTCGAAGCAGCTCATGAGTTTGGTCGCTTTTTTACCGGACAAATCACTGCGGCAGGTAAAGTGCCGCCGGCAAAAGTCATGGTGATTGGTGCGGGTGTTGCTGGTCTGGCGGCCATTGGTGCAGCAAACAGCCTCGGCGCAATTGTGCGTGCGTTCGATACTCGTCCGGAAGTGAAAGAACAAGTTCAGAGTATGGGCGCGGAATTCCTTGAACTGGATTTTAAAGAGGAAGCAGGCAGCGGCGATGGCTATGCCAAAGTGATGTCGGAAGCGTTCATCAAAGCGGAAATGGAGCTTTTTGCTGCGCAGGCAAAAGACGTCGATATCATTGTTACCACTGCGCTTATTCCAGGCAAACCGGCACCGAAACTGATTACCCGTGAAATGGTGGACTCCATGAAGTCGGGCAGTGTGATTGTCGATCTGGCAGCACAAAACGGCGGTAACTGTGAATACACCGTGCCGGGGCAAATCTTCACCACTGAAAATGGCGTCAAAGTCATTGGTTATACCGATCTTCCGGGGCGTCTGCCGACGCAATCCTCACAGCTTTATGGCACCAACCTCGTCAATCTGCTGAAATTGTTGTGCAAAGAGAAAGACGGCAACATCACTGTTGATTTTGATGATGTGGTGATTCGCGGCGTGACCGTGATCCGTGCGGGCGAAATTACCTGGCCGGCACCGCCGATTCAGGTATCAGCTCAGCCGCAGGCGGCACAAAAAGCAGCACCGGAAGTCAAAACCGAGGAAAAATGTGCCTGTTCGCCGTGGCGTAAATACGCCTTGATGGCGCTGGCAATTATCCTTTTCGGTTGGCTGGCGAATGTTGCACCGAAAGAGTTCCTCGGACACTTCACCGTGTTCGCGCTGGCGTGCGTTGTGGGCTATTACGTGGTGTGGAATGTTTCGCACGCGCTACATACACCATTGATGTCGGTCACCAATGCGATTTCAGGGATTATTGTTGTCGGAGCACTTTTACAGATTAGCCAGGGCGGCTGGGTTAGCTTCCTTAGTTTTATCGCGGTGCTTATAGCCAGCATTAATATTTTCGGTGGCTTCACCGTGACTCAGCGTATGCTGAAAATGTTTCGCAAAAACTAAGGGGTAACATATGTCTGGAGGATTAGTTACAGCTGCATACATTGTTGCCGCGATCCTGTTTATCTTCAGTCTGGCCGGGCTTTCAAAACATGAAACGTCTCGCCGGGGTAACAACCTCGGTATCGCCGGGATGGCGATTGCTTTAATTGCAACTATCTTTGGACCGGATACTGGCAACGTTGGCTGGATCTTACTGGCAATGGTCATCGGTGGGGCGATTGGTATCCGTCTGGCGAAGAAGGTTGAAATGACCGAAATGCCGGAACTGGTGGCGATCCTGCATAGCTTCGTTGGTCTGGCGGCGGTGTTGGTTGGTTTTAACAGCTATCTGCATCACGACGCGGAAATGGCGCCGATTCTGGTGAATATTCACCTGACGGAAGTGTTCCTCGGCATCTTCATCGGTGCGGTAACCTTCACGGGGTCAGTCGTGGCGTTCGGTAAGCTGTGCGGTAAAATTTCGTC
It encodes:
- the pntA gene encoding Re/Si-specific NAD(P)(+) transhydrogenase subunit alpha, whose protein sequence is MRIGIPRERLTNETRVAATPKTVEQLLKLGFTVAVESGAGQLASFDDKAFVQAGAEIVEGNNVWQSEIILKVNAPLDDEIALLNPGTTLVSFIWPAQNPELMQKLAERNVTVMAMDSVPRISRAQSLDALSSMANIAGYRAIVEAAHEFGRFFTGQITAAGKVPPAKVMVIGAGVAGLAAIGAANSLGAIVRAFDTRPEVKEQVQSMGAEFLELDFKEEAGSGDGYAKVMSEAFIKAEMELFAAQAKDVDIIVTTALIPGKPAPKLITREMVDSMKSGSVIVDLAAQNGGNCEYTVPGQIFTTENGVKVIGYTDLPGRLPTQSSQLYGTNLVNLLKLLCKEKDGNITVDFDDVVIRGVTVIRAGEITWPAPPIQVSAQPQAAQKAAPEVKTEEKCACSPWRKYALMALAIILFGWLANVAPKEFLGHFTVFALACVVGYYVVWNVSHALHTPLMSVTNAISGIIVVGALLQISQGGWVSFLSFIAVLIASINIFGGFTVTQRMLKMFRKN